One Actinomyces respiraculi DNA window includes the following coding sequences:
- a CDS encoding glucose PTS transporter subunit EIIB produces MSETVDAGAVIDALGGVPNIESVEACITRLRITVADPGRVDGDALRAAGATAVIAVAQTVQVVVGHEADALTAEVAARL; encoded by the coding sequence GTGTCTGAGACCGTCGACGCCGGTGCCGTCATCGACGCACTGGGCGGAGTGCCGAACATCGAGAGCGTCGAGGCGTGCATCACGCGTCTGCGCATCACGGTGGCCGACCCGGGGCGGGTGGACGGCGATGCCCTGCGCGCCGCCGGGGCGACGGCCGTCATCGCAGTGGCTCAGACCGTCCAGGTTGTCGTCGGCCACGAGGCGGACGCGCTCACCGCTGAGGTCGCCGCGCGCCTGTAA
- a CDS encoding glycerate kinase produces the protein MRIVIAPDSFKESMTAPQAAAAMDAGVRDVLVRASTDLVPMSDGGEGFTEAVAAAWGAPMVACPTLDALGRPLKAAYGFDGERAVMDVAGCAGLELIAPADRDVHRSSTRGLGLLIADALDRGARTIVLGIGGSATNDAGTGMLVALGARLLDADGHELRPVPADLPHLERIDVSGLPAALRAVSVHVACDVTNPLTGPQGATAVFGPQKGVKAEDVDALDATLARVARVSGHGRAADLPGSGAAGGLGFALRVYLGASLEPGVELVARAVGLAERVGGADLVLTGEGSVDAQTPAGKTPVGIARLARQAGVPCVVFAGRVREGAEVLLEHGVSELVEIGSRDEPLEQALRRGPVNLRSAVAGYLSRA, from the coding sequence ATGAGAATCGTCATCGCGCCGGACTCCTTCAAGGAGAGCATGACGGCGCCGCAGGCGGCCGCCGCCATGGACGCCGGGGTGCGCGACGTGCTCGTGCGAGCAAGCACCGACCTTGTGCCCATGTCCGACGGCGGGGAGGGCTTCACCGAGGCCGTGGCCGCCGCCTGGGGCGCACCCATGGTCGCCTGCCCGACGCTCGACGCCCTGGGCCGTCCGCTGAAGGCCGCCTACGGCTTCGACGGTGAGCGGGCGGTCATGGACGTCGCCGGCTGCGCGGGCCTGGAGCTCATCGCCCCGGCCGATCGCGACGTCCACCGCTCCTCCACCCGGGGGCTCGGCCTGCTCATCGCCGACGCCCTCGACCGCGGGGCGCGCACCATCGTCCTGGGGATCGGCGGCTCGGCGACCAACGACGCCGGCACGGGGATGCTCGTCGCCCTGGGCGCCCGCCTCCTCGACGCCGACGGCCACGAGCTGCGCCCCGTACCCGCCGACCTGCCGCACCTGGAGCGCATCGACGTCTCAGGGCTGCCCGCAGCCCTGCGCGCCGTCAGCGTCCACGTCGCCTGCGATGTCACCAACCCGCTGACCGGGCCGCAGGGCGCCACGGCCGTCTTCGGCCCCCAGAAAGGGGTCAAGGCCGAGGACGTCGACGCCCTCGACGCCACCCTGGCCCGCGTCGCCCGGGTTAGCGGTCACGGCAGGGCCGCCGACCTGCCGGGATCGGGGGCCGCCGGTGGCCTGGGCTTCGCACTGCGGGTCTACCTGGGGGCGAGCCTCGAGCCGGGCGTCGAGCTCGTCGCCCGGGCGGTCGGGCTCGCCGAGCGGGTCGGCGGGGCCGACCTCGTGCTCACCGGCGAGGGCTCCGTGGACGCGCAGACTCCGGCGGGCAAGACTCCGGTCGGCATCGCCCGCCTCGCCCGCCAGGCCGGGGTGCCCTGCGTCGTCTTCGCCGGGCGCGTGCGCGAGGGGGCCGAGGTCCTCCTGGAGCACGGGGTGAGCGAGCTGGTCGAGATCGGCTCGCGCGACGAGCCGCTGGAGCAGGCGCTGCGCCGCGGTCCGGTCAACCTGCGCAGCGCCGTCGCCGGCTACCTCTCGCGGGCGTGA
- a CDS encoding xylulokinase, whose amino-acid sequence MSVFVGIDLGTSATKTVAINGDGEVIARARCAHPTSRAQSGRVDTRAWRHSVTTALAALGDVLAQADGVGIDVHCPVIVPLDADGHACGPGVQWDNNILRYYFNTYSARRSPQAIAATGNHPSQSTFIALAHPYLRAHDPEVFSRMRTFGMAGTWLGALLTGRTALDPTQASYTGIFDTVMPEHGWIEETVELLDIDPAVLPEVRYPMEILGTVTTEASRELGLPEGIAVTVGSADTPAAAYALGTRPGTKPFLIMGTTHVVNSCLNAPDPRATALQRCGNEPGQWLINGVTNGGDALATGALVTGFGQAGLGVGDMIRMAHDLSPDDAVVAPYFIPHVMRERGPLWFESPCSQIVDITRETTREQVARAVIDGVLLVDRMVLRSCVPQDAGAIYLTGAFGSDESFPQILADILNTDLDLVDESYLPAIGAAGMCGASVAGLHLPEVHSRRVSPRPEWVVINDARWDVFRTFWKRTTGRELLPEL is encoded by the coding sequence ATGAGCGTATTCGTCGGAATTGATCTAGGAACCTCGGCCACCAAGACCGTGGCCATCAACGGCGACGGGGAGGTCATCGCACGCGCACGCTGCGCGCACCCGACCTCCCGCGCCCAGTCGGGGCGCGTCGACACTCGCGCCTGGAGGCACTCCGTCACCACCGCCCTGGCGGCCCTGGGCGACGTGCTTGCGCAGGCCGACGGCGTGGGCATCGATGTGCACTGCCCCGTCATCGTCCCCCTCGACGCTGACGGGCATGCCTGCGGGCCAGGGGTCCAGTGGGACAACAACATCCTGCGCTACTACTTCAACACCTACTCTGCCAGGAGGTCGCCGCAGGCCATTGCCGCCACGGGTAACCACCCCTCCCAGTCCACCTTCATCGCCCTGGCGCACCCCTACCTGCGCGCCCACGACCCCGAGGTCTTCTCCCGCATGAGGACCTTCGGCATGGCAGGGACCTGGCTGGGTGCGCTGCTGACCGGCCGCACGGCGCTCGACCCGACCCAGGCGTCCTACACGGGGATCTTCGACACTGTCATGCCCGAGCACGGCTGGATCGAGGAGACTGTCGAGCTGCTCGACATCGACCCCGCCGTGCTGCCCGAGGTGAGGTACCCCATGGAGATCCTCGGCACGGTCACCACCGAGGCCTCGCGGGAGCTCGGCCTGCCCGAGGGGATTGCCGTGACGGTGGGCTCGGCGGACACTCCCGCCGCCGCCTACGCGCTGGGCACCCGGCCGGGGACCAAGCCTTTCCTCATCATGGGTACGACCCACGTCGTCAACTCCTGCCTTAACGCGCCGGACCCGAGGGCCACCGCCCTGCAGCGCTGCGGCAACGAGCCGGGTCAGTGGCTCATCAACGGTGTGACCAACGGTGGCGACGCCCTGGCGACGGGGGCGCTCGTGACGGGCTTCGGCCAGGCCGGCTTGGGGGTGGGGGACATGATCCGCATGGCCCACGACCTCAGCCCCGACGACGCCGTCGTCGCGCCCTACTTCATCCCGCACGTCATGCGCGAGCGGGGCCCGCTGTGGTTCGAGTCCCCCTGCTCGCAGATCGTCGACATTACCCGCGAGACGACCCGCGAGCAGGTCGCCCGCGCCGTCATCGACGGCGTCCTACTCGTCGACCGCATGGTGCTGCGCTCCTGCGTGCCCCAGGACGCCGGAGCCATCTACCTCACCGGCGCCTTCGGCTCCGACGAGTCCTTCCCACAGATCCTCGCCGACATCCTCAACACCGACCTGGACCTCGTTGACGAGTCCTACCTGCCCGCCATCGGCGCCGCCGGCATGTGCGGGGCGAGCGTTGCGGGCCTGCACCTGCCCGAGGTCCACTCCCGACGCGTGTCGCCCCGGCCCGAGTGGGTCGTCATCAACGACGCTCGGTGGGACGTGTTCAGGACCTTCTGGAAGCGGACCACCGGCCGCGAGCTTCTGCCCGAGCTCTAA
- a CDS encoding alcohol dehydrogenase catalytic domain-containing protein, with protein sequence MSATMKKAVLHAPHDMRIEEVPVPELEPGDVLIKVTGALLCGTDVRIYTGRKTRNVSLPSTLGHELAGEVADASGPLPEGVHMHDQVCVYPLVPCGNCAACLKGHPNICRNRVAFGYQLDGGLSQYVRVPAAARDNLIPINNVSALEAAIVEPVACALNGQNLAKVAGADTVLVAGAGPLGLIHIRLAKAQGVKTVISVEPNTARHTIAADSGADVVLTPDDDVAERIRQIAPDGVDVVIMAIGRPEALTPYLGVLAPGARISVFAGFNSDAVLELVANDIHYNEYEIVGASSCRLENFQQAAPMINDGRLKVADLIGTQLPLARAAEAIDLAASGSDMRVGVDVWA encoded by the coding sequence ATGTCCGCCACGATGAAGAAAGCTGTCCTCCACGCCCCACACGACATGCGCATCGAGGAGGTGCCGGTCCCGGAGCTCGAGCCCGGCGATGTCCTCATCAAGGTCACGGGAGCGCTCCTGTGTGGCACGGACGTGAGGATCTACACCGGACGCAAGACCCGTAACGTCTCCCTGCCCTCCACCCTCGGCCACGAGCTCGCCGGTGAGGTCGCGGACGCGAGCGGCCCCCTGCCCGAGGGCGTGCACATGCACGACCAGGTCTGTGTCTACCCCCTCGTGCCCTGCGGCAACTGCGCGGCATGCCTCAAGGGCCACCCCAATATCTGCCGTAACCGCGTCGCCTTCGGCTACCAGCTCGACGGCGGGCTGTCGCAGTACGTGCGCGTGCCCGCGGCAGCGCGCGACAACCTCATCCCCATCAACAACGTCAGCGCGCTCGAGGCGGCCATCGTCGAGCCGGTCGCCTGCGCGCTCAACGGGCAGAACCTGGCCAAGGTCGCGGGGGCCGACACCGTCCTTGTCGCCGGGGCCGGACCGCTGGGGCTCATCCATATCCGCCTGGCCAAGGCGCAGGGCGTCAAGACGGTCATCTCCGTTGAGCCCAACACCGCGCGCCACACCATCGCCGCCGACTCCGGCGCCGACGTCGTCCTCACCCCTGACGACGACGTCGCCGAGCGCATCCGTCAGATCGCCCCCGACGGCGTCGACGTCGTCATCATGGCTATCGGACGCCCGGAGGCCCTGACCCCGTACCTGGGCGTTCTGGCACCCGGTGCGCGCATCTCCGTCTTCGCCGGCTTCAACTCCGACGCCGTCCTTGAGCTCGTCGCCAACGACATCCACTACAACGAGTACGAGATCGTCGGCGCCTCCTCGTGCCGACTTGAGAACTTCCAGCAGGCCGCGCCCATGATCAACGACGGGCGCCTGAAGGTCGCCGACCTCATCGGCACCCAGCTGCCACTGGCACGCGCGGCCGAGGCGATCGACCTGGCCGCCTCCGGCTCCGACATGCGCGTCGGCGTCGACGTCTGGGCCTGA
- a CDS encoding class I fructose-bisphosphate aldolase translates to MNPYALNPVGTSSALGRQLRLRRLLGQDGRMMSVALDQAVPRGVAPRLAHITSTFTRIVEGEPDAFTVFKGIAGHLLWDTDITVPLIIKGSTFCVDFHPTYDATVAGVRDAIRLGADALAIGISAGSQHQAEMLEMMSATTEEAHQWGIPVICHAYPSGEMWGDRKGSTESVIYAARAAAECGTDIVKTWYTGSAEEFRQVVEAVPTPVVAAGGAPAPKPINVLEQAAAVMEAGGVGMTCGRNIWQAEDPAKMVRALRAVVHDGATPSDAAGLLE, encoded by the coding sequence ATGAACCCCTACGCCCTCAACCCCGTCGGGACCTCCTCCGCCCTCGGCCGCCAGCTGCGCCTGCGCCGCCTGCTCGGCCAGGACGGGCGGATGATGTCCGTCGCCCTCGACCAGGCCGTCCCGCGCGGCGTCGCCCCCCGCCTGGCCCACATCACGTCCACCTTCACCCGCATCGTCGAGGGCGAGCCCGACGCCTTCACCGTCTTCAAGGGCATTGCCGGCCACCTCCTGTGGGACACCGACATCACCGTGCCGCTCATCATCAAGGGTTCCACCTTCTGCGTCGACTTCCACCCCACCTACGACGCCACCGTCGCCGGCGTGCGCGACGCCATCCGCCTGGGCGCCGACGCCCTGGCCATCGGCATCTCCGCGGGCTCGCAGCACCAGGCGGAGATGCTGGAGATGATGTCGGCGACGACCGAGGAGGCCCACCAGTGGGGAATCCCAGTCATCTGCCACGCCTACCCCTCCGGCGAGATGTGGGGCGACCGCAAGGGCTCGACAGAATCCGTCATCTACGCGGCGCGCGCCGCGGCCGAGTGCGGCACCGACATCGTCAAGACCTGGTACACCGGCTCGGCCGAGGAGTTCCGCCAGGTGGTTGAGGCCGTGCCCACCCCGGTCGTGGCCGCCGGCGGCGCACCGGCGCCCAAGCCGATCAATGTCCTGGAGCAGGCGGCCGCCGTCATGGAGGCCGGGGGCGTCGGCATGACCTGCGGGCGCAACATCTGGCAGGCCGAGGACCCGGCGAAGATGGTGCGTGCCCTGCGCGCCGTCGTCCACGACGGGGCCACGCCGTCGGACGCCGCCGGCCTGCTGGAATGA
- a CDS encoding 2-hydroxyacid dehydrogenase, protein MTTTTTIRPSVYVARLLTDNVQRELEAREDVTVDVGQEAPPSRSELLARVAGKDAAIVTLTERIDEEFFQAAGPGLTVVANVAVGFDNIDRQAAEHHGVIVTNTPGVLDGATADHTFALILAVTRRIVEGDRFLHSDQPWIWGPRMLVGLDVSAGAVLGIVGLGRIGRAVAARAAAFGMRVIAADSTLSVGQVVDGVEVVSLEDLLASSDVVTLHVPLLPSTRHLINRRTLAQMRPGSYLINCARGGVVDEEALIEAIDSGHLRGAGIDTFDGEPRVNPELLARPAIVCTPHTASAGEATRDRMGRLAVDNVLAVLNGRPALTPVPAV, encoded by the coding sequence ATGACCACCACGACCACTATCCGTCCGAGCGTCTACGTCGCCCGGCTGCTCACCGACAACGTCCAGCGCGAGCTGGAGGCCCGCGAGGACGTCACCGTCGACGTCGGCCAGGAGGCGCCGCCCTCACGCTCCGAACTGCTCGCCCGGGTTGCAGGCAAGGACGCCGCCATCGTCACCCTCACCGAGCGGATCGACGAGGAGTTCTTCCAGGCCGCCGGACCCGGCCTCACAGTCGTCGCCAACGTGGCGGTCGGCTTCGACAACATTGACCGCCAGGCCGCTGAGCACCACGGGGTCATTGTCACCAACACCCCCGGGGTTCTCGACGGCGCGACCGCTGACCACACCTTCGCTCTGATCCTCGCCGTCACTCGTCGGATTGTTGAGGGGGACCGTTTCCTGCACTCCGACCAACCCTGGATCTGGGGCCCGCGCATGCTCGTGGGACTGGACGTCTCGGCGGGCGCCGTCCTGGGCATCGTCGGCCTGGGGCGGATCGGACGTGCTGTGGCCGCCCGTGCGGCCGCCTTCGGGATGAGGGTCATCGCCGCCGACTCCACCCTCAGCGTCGGTCAGGTTGTCGACGGCGTCGAGGTCGTCTCCCTCGAGGACCTTCTCGCCTCCTCCGACGTCGTCACCCTCCACGTGCCGCTCCTGCCTTCCACGCGCCATCTCATCAACCGGCGGACCCTGGCACAGATGCGGCCGGGCTCCTACCTCATCAACTGCGCCCGTGGCGGCGTGGTCGACGAGGAAGCGCTTATCGAGGCGATCGACTCCGGGCACCTGCGCGGCGCGGGCATTGACACCTTCGACGGCGAGCCCCGGGTCAATCCCGAGCTCCTGGCGCGCCCGGCCATCGTGTGCACCCCGCACACGGCCTCCGCCGGGGAGGCGACGCGCGACCGCATGGGGCGCCTCGCCGTCGACAACGTCCTGGCGGTGCTCAACGGGCGCCCCGCGCTCACCCCCGTGCCCGCTGTCTGA
- a CDS encoding MFS transporter translates to MSASSATGTSRTSWRWAIAVVCALGLAINYIDRSAISVSLPYMTEDLHISETQQGLILSAFSWSYAVMQIPAGSLIDKFGERLMFGAAVFVWSLCTGLTFLANSFAVLFGLRLGLGIGEAGAYPAAAKTVSRWFPQRERARGTSVYDSGARIGSAVATPVIAGIIGLWGWHYVFLIAGILGILWAIGWWALYRRPEAFFGRVSDGELAHINEGREEEARLTAQASTDTAIPVRILLRKRAVWAMMIGFFCVNFAVTFFLTWFPTYLVDERGFDLLKLGVFGSIPPICAIVGSWCGGLVGDFLLGRGWSLTRTRKTCLVVGMVLTAFIGAAAAVPTAGMALTLMSISYFGSAFTIVTIWCLPGDFVPTSTVGVLGGTQNFFSNIGSALNPIVVGALYGATGAFGLPLLLSGVVCLVGACVFALMLPNVAQIDFSRDLTHAQGATA, encoded by the coding sequence ATGTCCGCTTCCTCCGCAACCGGCACGAGCCGGACGAGCTGGCGCTGGGCGATCGCCGTCGTCTGCGCCCTCGGCCTGGCCATCAACTACATCGACCGCTCGGCCATCTCGGTGTCACTGCCCTACATGACCGAGGACCTCCACATCAGCGAGACCCAGCAGGGCCTCATCCTGTCGGCCTTCTCCTGGTCCTACGCCGTCATGCAGATCCCCGCCGGCTCCCTCATCGACAAGTTCGGCGAGCGCCTCATGTTCGGCGCCGCCGTCTTCGTGTGGTCCCTGTGCACCGGCTTGACATTCCTCGCCAACAGCTTCGCCGTCCTCTTCGGCCTGCGCCTGGGCCTGGGCATCGGTGAGGCGGGCGCCTACCCCGCCGCCGCCAAGACCGTCTCGCGGTGGTTCCCCCAGCGCGAGCGCGCCCGCGGCACCTCCGTCTACGACTCCGGAGCCCGCATCGGCTCCGCCGTCGCCACCCCCGTCATCGCCGGCATCATCGGGCTGTGGGGATGGCACTACGTCTTCCTCATCGCCGGCATCCTCGGCATCCTGTGGGCCATCGGCTGGTGGGCCCTGTACCGCCGCCCCGAGGCCTTCTTCGGCCGGGTCAGCGACGGCGAGCTGGCCCACATCAACGAGGGCCGCGAGGAGGAGGCCAGGCTCACGGCCCAGGCCAGCACGGACACGGCCATCCCCGTGCGCATCCTGCTGCGCAAGCGCGCGGTGTGGGCCATGATGATCGGCTTCTTCTGCGTCAACTTCGCCGTCACCTTCTTCCTCACCTGGTTCCCCACCTACCTCGTCGACGAGCGGGGCTTCGACCTGCTCAAGCTCGGCGTCTTCGGCTCCATCCCGCCGATCTGCGCCATCGTCGGCTCCTGGTGCGGCGGACTCGTGGGCGACTTCCTGCTCGGACGCGGCTGGAGCCTCACACGCACGCGCAAGACCTGCCTCGTCGTCGGCATGGTCCTGACCGCCTTCATCGGCGCCGCCGCTGCCGTGCCCACCGCGGGGATGGCCCTGACACTCATGTCGATCTCCTACTTCGGCTCCGCCTTCACCATCGTCACCATCTGGTGCCTGCCCGGCGACTTCGTGCCCACCTCCACCGTGGGCGTCCTGGGCGGCACGCAGAACTTCTTCTCCAACATCGGCTCGGCGCTCAACCCAATCGTCGTCGGTGCGCTCTACGGGGCCACGGGGGCCTTCGGTCTGCCCCTGCTCCTGTCCGGTGTCGTCTGTCTCGTGGGTGCCTGCGTCTTCGCCCTCATGCTCCCCAACGTCGCCCAGATCGACTTCAGCCGGGACCTCACGCACGCCCAGGGCGCCACCGCCTGA
- a CDS encoding DeoR/GlpR family DNA-binding transcription regulator — MLTDTETVCDARVDPAGPREDDSMPITDDLETTDEARTKSERRRARLVRIIGEDPGRKVSVNDLADLLGVSVATIRRDLTVLERDEVVSRTYGGAALAPRRREMTMAQREVSNAEAKRLIAQEAVALLNDGDLVILDAGSTAEQIAVALDNRLELTVVTNGLRCINRLVDQDLVQVLVLGGRLRGFNETICGGDAEQTLSHIFASIAFVGADAVDPVRGIASRTYDQCRLKTMMLRQAGRVYVVADSSKLDDSSALPYWAPLPHAWGLITDAAADPDALAALEVRGATIVLAGRAPTKETEEEPPCPPR; from the coding sequence ATGCTGACCGACACCGAGACCGTGTGCGACGCCCGCGTCGACCCGGCAGGACCGCGAGAGGACGACAGCATGCCCATCACCGACGACCTCGAGACCACCGACGAGGCACGCACCAAGAGCGAGCGCCGCCGGGCGAGGCTCGTGCGCATCATCGGCGAGGACCCCGGCCGCAAGGTCTCGGTCAACGACCTCGCCGACCTTCTGGGGGTGTCGGTGGCCACCATCCGCCGGGACCTGACAGTCCTCGAGCGCGACGAGGTCGTCTCACGCACCTACGGCGGTGCGGCCCTCGCCCCCCGTCGCCGGGAGATGACCATGGCGCAGCGCGAGGTCTCCAACGCCGAGGCCAAGCGCCTCATCGCCCAGGAGGCCGTCGCCCTGCTGAACGACGGTGACCTCGTCATCCTCGACGCAGGCTCTACCGCCGAGCAGATCGCTGTCGCCCTCGACAACCGGCTCGAACTCACCGTCGTCACCAACGGCCTGCGCTGCATCAACCGGCTCGTCGATCAAGACCTCGTCCAGGTCCTCGTCCTGGGCGGCCGGCTGCGCGGCTTCAACGAGACGATCTGCGGGGGCGACGCCGAGCAGACCCTCTCGCACATTTTCGCCTCCATCGCCTTCGTCGGGGCCGACGCCGTCGACCCCGTCCGCGGTATCGCCTCGCGCACCTACGACCAGTGCCGGCTCAAGACGATGATGCTGCGCCAGGCCGGCCGGGTCTACGTCGTCGCCGACTCCTCCAAGCTCGACGACTCCTCCGCGCTGCCCTACTGGGCGCCGCTGCCCCATGCGTGGGGCCTTATCACCGACGCTGCCGCTGACCCCGACGCCCTGGCGGCGCTGGAGGTGCGCGGCGCCACCATCGTGCTCGCAGGCCGAGCACCGACCAAGGAAACCGAGGAAGAACCACCATGTCCGCCACGATGA